A genomic stretch from Anser cygnoides isolate HZ-2024a breed goose chromosome 30, Taihu_goose_T2T_genome, whole genome shotgun sequence includes:
- the LOC136787641 gene encoding olfactory receptor 14C36-like yields the protein MANSSSVSEFLLLAFADTRELQLLHFGLFLGIYLAALLGNGLILTAVACDHRLHTPMDFFLLNLALLDLGCISTTLPKAMANALWDTRAISYQGCAAQVFLFVFLITAEYYTLTVMAYDRYVAICKPLHYGSLVGSRACAQMAAAAWGSGFLNAVLHTATTFSLPLCHGNAVNQFFCEIPQILKLSCSDAYLREVGALVFSVSLLFGCFVFIVLSYVQIFRAVLRMPSEQGQHKAFSTCLPHLAVVFLFVSTAVVVYLKPPSISSPSLDLVVAVLYSVVPPAVNPLIYSMRNKELKQALWKLMSRYVSEATNFHSTSADD from the coding sequence atggccaacagcagctctgtgagcgagttcctcctgctggcatttgcagacacgcgggagctgcagctcctgcacttcgggctcttcctgggcatttacctggctgccctcctgggcaacggcctcatcctcaccgccgtagcctgcgaccaccgcctccacacccccatggacttcttcctcctcaacctcgccctcctcgactTGGGCTGCATCTctaccactctgcccaaagccatggccaatgccctctgggacaccagggccatctcctatcaaggatgtgctgcacaggtctttctgtttgtcttcttgattACAGCAGAATATTATACTCTTACTGTaatggcctatgaccgctatgttgccatctgcaagcccctgcactacgggagcctcgtgggcagcagagcttgtgcccagatggcagcagctgcctggggcagtggctttctcaatgctgtcctgcacacggccactacattttccctgcccctctgccatggCAATGCTGTgaaccagttcttctgtgaaatcccccagatcctcaagctctcctgctcagatgcctacctcagggaagttggggcacttgtgtttagtgtttctttgctatttggttgttttgttttcattgtgctgtcctatgtgcagattttcagggcagtgctgaggatgccctctgagcagggccagcacaaagccttttccacgtgcctccctcacctggccgtggtcttcctgtttgtcagcactgctgtggttgtctacctgaagcccccctccatctcctctccatccctggacctggtggtggcagttctgtactcggtggtgcctccagcagtgaaccccctcatctacagcatgaggaacaaggagcttAAGCAAGCCCTGTGGAAATTAATGAGTAGATATGTTTCGGAAGCAACAAATTTCCATTCTACCTCTGCAGATGACTAG